One region of uncultured Sulfurimonas sp. genomic DNA includes:
- a CDS encoding protein phosphatase 2C domain-containing protein, translating into MQNNNIKASGFSLAKANNLTGDDFYDIKTIGNLTIGIVCDGVGSADKGAHAAQRVTSYLINNFKIRPKTWSIEKAINSFIKSVNSILYEESMLNYERAELVTTLSIVVIEGNRLYGANVGDSRVYLYRNKSINQLSFDHAMQESGYENVLTQAIGIDKDVEPYYFENIVEKDDKILLCSDGLYSLMSESTLESGISFGASSLVKKASKSVQDNLPDDTTAVVIEILQANEVEKLKQQNLPIPKSLKIAQIIDGYKLEKPLIQNERTWLCTKKTKQYVLKFAPIEAINDKEILDLFVKEAWNAKRLKADFFPKAVIPKNRSYRYYVLQLLDGENLDDYLKFKKLSIDDAVELASTLLKMSQFLLKYDLVHGDIKPQNIIISKDANENTNFKIIDFGNITEIFSKKTRAGTPSFLSPQRFQGEAISESSEIFSIGVTLYLALCSKYPYGEIEPFQTPLFKDAKKPSIYNSNIPNWLESIILRCITINKELRYEHYSEMIYELQNPQKTKPFFNKNATIIERSALTFYKSAFVIMLLINIVLLIFINS; encoded by the coding sequence ATGCAAAACAACAACATTAAAGCATCTGGTTTTTCACTTGCAAAAGCAAATAATTTAACAGGTGATGATTTTTATGACATCAAAACTATAGGCAACTTAACCATAGGTATTGTTTGTGATGGCGTTGGAAGTGCAGACAAAGGAGCTCACGCTGCACAAAGAGTAACTTCATACTTAATAAATAATTTTAAAATCAGACCAAAAACATGGAGTATTGAAAAAGCTATAAATAGCTTTATAAAGTCCGTAAACTCCATCCTTTACGAAGAGTCAATGCTAAATTATGAAAGGGCTGAATTAGTCACAACTCTTAGCATAGTTGTCATTGAAGGAAATAGGCTCTATGGTGCAAATGTTGGAGATTCAAGAGTATATTTATACAGGAACAAAAGTATAAATCAACTCTCATTTGATCATGCTATGCAAGAATCAGGCTATGAAAATGTTCTAACTCAAGCCATAGGAATAGACAAGGATGTTGAACCTTACTACTTTGAAAACATTGTTGAAAAAGATGACAAAATTCTTTTGTGTAGTGATGGACTTTACTCTTTGATGAGTGAAAGCACTCTTGAGAGTGGCATCTCTTTTGGTGCATCTTCTTTAGTTAAAAAAGCTTCTAAATCAGTACAAGACAATCTCCCAGATGATACAACCGCAGTTGTTATAGAGATTTTACAAGCAAATGAAGTAGAAAAACTAAAACAACAAAATTTACCAATCCCAAAATCACTTAAAATCGCTCAAATCATTGATGGATACAAACTAGAAAAACCGCTTATTCAAAATGAAAGAACTTGGTTATGCACTAAAAAAACAAAACAATATGTTCTTAAATTTGCTCCCATTGAAGCTATAAATGATAAAGAGATATTGGATCTTTTTGTAAAAGAGGCTTGGAATGCTAAAAGATTAAAAGCAGACTTTTTTCCAAAAGCAGTGATACCAAAAAACAGAAGCTATCGTTACTATGTTTTACAACTACTTGATGGTGAAAATTTAGATGATTATCTTAAGTTTAAAAAACTATCAATAGACGATGCCGTAGAGTTAGCATCTACACTTTTAAAAATGTCACAATTTTTACTAAAGTATGATTTAGTTCATGGAGATATAAAACCTCAAAATATAATCATCTCTAAAGATGCAAATGAAAACACTAACTTTAAAATCATAGATTTTGGAAACATAACAGAGATATTTTCCAAAAAAACAAGGGCTGGAACTCCTAGTTTTTTGTCTCCTCAAAGATTTCAAGGTGAAGCCATAAGTGAATCAAGTGAGATATTTTCCATAGGAGTAACACTCTATTTGGCACTTTGCTCAAAATATCCATATGGAGAGATTGAACCATTTCAAACTCCCTTATTTAAAGATGCAAAAAAACCAAGCATCTACAACTCAAATATTCCAAATTGGCTTGAGAGCATAATCCTTCGTTGCATAACTATAAACAAAGAACTTAGATATGAACACTATTCTGAGATGATTTACGAACTTCAAAATCCACAAAAAACAAAACCATTTTTTAACAAAAATGCAACAATTATAGAACGTTCTGCACTCACTTTTTACAAGAGTGCTTTTGTAATTATGTTACTTATAAATATCGTGCTACTTATTTTTATAAATTCATAA
- a CDS encoding FKBP-type peptidyl-prolyl cis-trans isomerase — protein sequence MLKIIPTVVGCLGLIATSMMADSTLKTQEQQASYVIGIQLGTQLMISKDDIDLDAIKLGMQDIFTGKKPQLSNAQMQTAMLNYQESKKKRELAMAAKFSKHNKKEGAQFLASNKKKKGVVTLASGLQYKVLKSGTGKVHPKLTDKVVTHYHGTLIDGTVFDSSYNRGEAVSFPVNAVIKGWTEALQKMKVGDKWQLVIPSSLAYGEQGAPPSIGPDATLIFDVELLEIM from the coding sequence ATGTTAAAAATTATACCTACAGTAGTTGGTTGTTTAGGACTTATAGCTACCTCAATGATGGCAGATAGCACTCTAAAAACTCAAGAGCAACAAGCTAGTTATGTTATAGGCATCCAGCTTGGAACACAACTTATGATTAGCAAAGATGATATTGATTTAGATGCTATTAAACTAGGGATGCAAGACATTTTTACTGGGAAAAAACCTCAACTCTCAAATGCTCAGATGCAAACTGCAATGCTAAATTATCAAGAGTCCAAGAAAAAAAGAGAATTAGCAATGGCAGCTAAGTTTTCAAAACACAACAAAAAAGAAGGGGCTCAATTTTTAGCTTCTAACAAAAAGAAAAAAGGTGTTGTAACCCTTGCTAGTGGTCTTCAGTACAAAGTACTAAAATCAGGAACAGGTAAAGTTCATCCAAAATTAACAGACAAAGTAGTAACACATTATCATGGAACTTTAATAGATGGAACAGTTTTTGACAGCTCTTACAATCGTGGCGAAGCTGTAAGTTTTCCTGTAAATGCAGTTATAAAAGGTTGGACTGAAGCTCTTCAAAAAATGAAAGTTGGGGACAAATGGCAACTTGTAATACCTTCTTCTTTAGCATATGGAGAACAAGGTGCTCCTCCATCAATCGGTCCAGATGCTACACTTATATTTGATGTAGAATTACTTGAGATTATGTAA
- a CDS encoding DEAD/DEAH box helicase has translation MPFSSLKLSSAIQKALTKNNFLNPTPIQEKVIPIALDGKDIMAKAKTGSGKSASYILPILEMLQKRRGEGKAKIKVLVLTPTRELTLQIAKTFETFSEFQERRISVVSLIGGEGIGDQLFDIQQGCDVLVATSGRFLDVLNKKQMNLSHIEYLVLDEADKMLNLGFSEELDKILDAIPKIRQNLLFSATYPQKMLSIASKITSKAVEVSIQEDVPTVDTITQRVIEVNINNRSSLLRHLIKTLKLKNVLVFMANKRATDNIAFKFRKYGFAAESFHGDLTQEDRTFTLDNFKNNNTKILFATDIAARGLDIQDIECVINYDLPRSPTDYIHRIGRTARAGKTGLAISFISHENRAHFGVIEKKCKIKIPTQQIEGFELTGEEPKKEKGLAPIKGKKKSKKDKLREKALEDKK, from the coding sequence ATGCCATTTTCTTCACTTAAACTCTCTTCTGCTATACAAAAAGCACTTACAAAAAACAACTTCTTAAATCCTACACCTATTCAAGAAAAAGTTATCCCTATTGCACTTGATGGTAAAGATATTATGGCTAAAGCTAAAACAGGAAGCGGTAAAAGTGCCAGTTATATTTTACCTATCTTAGAGATGCTACAAAAGCGTAGAGGTGAAGGAAAAGCAAAAATAAAAGTTCTTGTTTTAACTCCAACTAGAGAGTTAACTCTTCAAATTGCCAAGACTTTTGAGACTTTTAGTGAGTTTCAAGAGAGAAGAATAAGTGTTGTAAGTCTTATCGGTGGAGAGGGAATTGGCGATCAACTCTTTGATATACAGCAAGGGTGTGATGTCTTAGTAGCAACTTCTGGGCGTTTTCTTGATGTGCTTAACAAAAAACAGATGAATCTTTCGCATATTGAGTATCTTGTTCTTGATGAAGCAGACAAGATGTTAAACCTTGGTTTTTCAGAAGAACTTGATAAAATCCTAGATGCAATTCCAAAAATAAGACAAAATCTTTTATTTTCTGCAACTTATCCACAAAAGATGCTAAGCATTGCATCTAAGATAACTTCTAAAGCTGTTGAAGTTAGTATTCAAGAGGATGTACCAACCGTTGACACTATCACCCAAAGAGTTATTGAGGTAAATATTAACAATCGTTCATCACTCTTAAGGCATCTCATTAAAACTTTAAAACTTAAAAATGTACTCGTATTTATGGCAAACAAAAGAGCCACCGACAATATCGCTTTTAAGTTTAGAAAGTATGGTTTTGCAGCCGAATCTTTTCATGGGGATTTAACTCAAGAAGATAGAACTTTTACGCTAGATAATTTTAAAAACAACAATACAAAAATACTTTTTGCAACTGATATAGCAGCAAGAGGTTTAGATATCCAAGATATAGAGTGCGTTATAAATTATGACTTACCACGCTCTCCAACTGATTATATTCACCGCATAGGAAGAACAGCAAGAGCAGGAAAAACAGGACTAGCCATCTCTTTTATATCTCACGAAAACCGCGCTCACTTTGGAGTTATAGAGAAAAAATGCAAGATAAAAATACCTACACAACAGATAGAAGGTTTTGAACTTACAGGCGAAGAACCTAAAAAAGAAAAAGGCTTAGCACCTATAAAAGGCAAGAAAAAAAGCAAAAAAGACAAGCTAAGAGAAAAAGCCCTTGAAGATAAAAAATAA
- a CDS encoding polysaccharide deacetylase family protein: protein MLLFFLSSTLFAKSAVVFMYHRFGESKYPSTNITLKQFESQLEYLEKNNYNIWHLSKILKHIIDKQKIPPKTVALTIDDAYISTYTNAYPMLKSKNFPFTVMVSTNQIDSKSKNYMTWEQMREMLLDGVEFANHSKNHDFLLQQKNETDEIWKNRVTAEIKEAQTRLHKELGADANENPRLFSYPFGEYDLKMAKLVRELGYIGITQTSGVVGEDCDLSAIKRFPMAEAFASQNSFISKLNTLPMPIKAVSQKETLIKDNNPPILRIKLKKPLKNIGCYISSGEAIGFKWISKTEIEIKANEPIKPPRDKYTCTAPSEDGKWYWYSHLWIVK, encoded by the coding sequence TTGTTACTATTTTTTCTTAGCTCTACTCTATTTGCAAAGAGTGCTGTCGTTTTTATGTACCACCGTTTTGGTGAGTCAAAATACCCATCTACAAACATAACTCTAAAACAGTTTGAATCTCAACTAGAGTATCTTGAAAAAAACAATTATAATATCTGGCATCTATCAAAGATATTAAAACATATAATAGACAAACAAAAAATTCCTCCAAAAACTGTTGCTCTCACTATTGACGATGCTTATATTAGCACTTATACAAATGCATATCCGATGCTAAAGAGTAAAAACTTTCCATTTACTGTAATGGTAAGTACAAACCAGATAGATAGTAAATCTAAAAACTACATGACGTGGGAGCAGATGCGAGAGATGCTTTTAGATGGTGTAGAGTTTGCAAACCACTCTAAAAATCATGACTTTTTACTTCAACAAAAAAATGAAACAGATGAAATTTGGAAAAATAGAGTCACTGCTGAAATAAAAGAAGCGCAAACAAGGCTTCATAAAGAACTTGGAGCAGATGCAAACGAAAATCCACGCCTTTTTTCTTACCCATTTGGAGAGTATGATTTAAAGATGGCAAAGCTTGTAAGAGAGCTTGGCTATATCGGTATAACTCAAACTTCAGGAGTTGTTGGAGAGGATTGTGACTTAAGTGCAATCAAGAGATTTCCTATGGCAGAGGCTTTTGCAAGTCAAAATAGCTTTATAAGTAAGCTAAACACTTTACCAATGCCCATAAAAGCAGTTTCACAAAAAGAGACTCTTATAAAAGATAATAACCCGCCAATACTTCGCATAAAACTAAAAAAGCCACTCAAAAACATTGGATGCTATATCTCAAGCGGTGAAGCAATTGGCTTTAAGTGGATATCTAAAACAGAGATTGAAATTAAAGCAAATGAACCCATTAAACCACCTAGAGACAAATATACTTGTACAGCACCAAGTGAAGATGGTAAATGGTATTGGTACAGTCATCTGTGGATAGTTAAGTAG
- a CDS encoding MFS transporter, producing the protein MAGFKALKGQGHWPTLLAAFLYFDFSFMVWTMLGPLSTEIAESLALGGFIITASQKATLLSIPILAGALLRILLGFGVDKFGAKKTALVSQAVVISVLFYAYFRGASISYDELLIVAIGLGFAGASFAVALPQAGQWYPPKLQGVVLGIAGAGNIGVVIDFLFAPKIAELWGWEAVFLVGAVLSSIIFVTYMFMAKDAPSEVYTARPKKLKDYGKLLKDKDTWWFNLFYAVSFGGFVGFAGYMKVYLMNTYQADMSAFGVDVFNEENVKVIAGYFGALCIFAGAILRPVGGAIADKLGGIKSLYVFFGLVSLLAILNATITLPFWFAILVLFLIMANLGMANGAVFQLVPQRFGKDIGIMTGIIGAAGGLGGTALIKTLGWSKGAFDGYSAGFMIFATVVLVALMGISLVKTRWRTTWGVAAGGRI; encoded by the coding sequence ATGGCAGGATTTAAAGCATTAAAAGGACAAGGACATTGGCCTACGCTTTTAGCAGCATTTTTATATTTCGATTTTAGTTTTATGGTTTGGACAATGCTTGGACCATTATCAACAGAGATAGCAGAGTCTTTAGCTCTTGGTGGTTTTATTATAACTGCCTCACAAAAAGCTACACTTCTTTCTATTCCTATATTAGCAGGCGCGCTTCTTAGAATTTTACTTGGCTTTGGTGTGGACAAATTTGGAGCAAAGAAAACAGCTTTAGTTTCTCAAGCTGTAGTTATTTCAGTCCTTTTTTATGCATATTTTAGAGGTGCATCTATCTCTTATGATGAACTACTTATAGTAGCTATTGGCCTTGGTTTTGCAGGAGCTTCATTTGCGGTTGCACTTCCACAAGCAGGTCAATGGTACCCACCAAAACTTCAAGGTGTTGTTCTTGGTATCGCAGGAGCTGGTAACATCGGTGTTGTAATTGACTTCCTTTTTGCTCCAAAAATCGCAGAACTTTGGGGATGGGAAGCAGTATTTTTAGTAGGTGCAGTTTTATCGTCTATCATCTTTGTAACATATATGTTTATGGCTAAAGATGCACCATCAGAAGTTTATACAGCTCGTCCTAAAAAACTTAAAGACTACGGCAAACTTCTTAAAGACAAAGACACTTGGTGGTTTAATCTTTTTTATGCAGTTAGTTTTGGTGGTTTTGTTGGATTTGCAGGATATATGAAAGTCTATCTTATGAATACATATCAAGCAGATATGAGTGCCTTTGGGGTAGATGTTTTTAATGAAGAAAATGTAAAAGTAATAGCTGGATATTTTGGTGCATTATGTATCTTTGCAGGGGCAATTTTACGTCCTGTTGGTGGAGCTATTGCAGACAAACTTGGTGGTATTAAATCTCTATATGTATTTTTTGGTTTAGTTTCTCTTTTAGCGATTTTAAATGCAACTATAACGCTACCATTTTGGTTTGCTATCTTAGTTTTGTTTTTAATCATGGCTAATCTTGGTATGGCAAATGGTGCAGTATTTCAACTTGTTCCACAAAGATTTGGCAAAGATATCGGAATCATGACAGGTATCATCGGTGCAGCAGGTGGGCTTGGTGGTACTGCTCTTATCAAAACTCTTGGATGGAGCAAAGGCGCATTTGATGGCTACTCAGCAGGTTTTATGATATTTGCAACAGTTGTTCTTGTCGCTCTTATGGGAATAAGTTTAGTAAAAACAAGATGGAGAACTACATGGGGTGTTGCAGCAGGAGGTAGAATCTAA